From a single Oceanispirochaeta sp. M1 genomic region:
- a CDS encoding phospho-sugar mutase, whose amino-acid sequence MEREELIAKAKDYLEKEDDSRFSDQVAALLKEEDWEELNDRFYTDLAFGTGGLRGVIGGGLNRMNPYTVRKATQGLASYIVKNVEQGKRRVALAYDSRHYSDLFALQAALVFAGNGIECFLYTSLRPTPQLSYTVRELNCCSGVMVTASHNPAEYNGYKVYWNDGGQITAPHDSGIIAEVRAVTDTINVITEEKAKADGLLHMIDADIDKPYLDMVIAQSLRPELVKEKGKDLKVVYTPLHGCGTIPVENALSRMGITVVTVKEQREPDGAFPTVAFPNPEITPAMQMALDYAVREKADLVMGTDPDADRLGIAVPQGDGYTLITGNQLGCLLTDYIFLSRKELGTLPENAAFVNTIVTTDLQLKIAESYGAETFKVLTGFKFIGEKMREFEESGSHTYIFGGEESYGFLVENEVRDKDAVSAATMTAEMALWNVAQGRSVLDHLNDIYARFGYYEESLISQYFKGESGQDVMAGLMTKLRETPPASLGGVTINALKDYKDGTTRNLLTEEMDTDIDLPSSNVLQFVLEDGSLITARPSGTEPKIKFYASICGEKGQELAAAKEQVAAKMKAIEADIMAMMPQG is encoded by the coding sequence ATGGAAAGGGAAGAACTGATTGCCAAAGCAAAAGACTATCTTGAAAAGGAAGATGACAGTCGTTTCAGCGACCAGGTCGCTGCTCTGTTAAAAGAGGAAGACTGGGAAGAGCTGAATGACCGCTTTTATACGGATCTGGCTTTCGGTACCGGAGGACTCAGAGGTGTAATCGGTGGAGGGTTAAACAGAATGAACCCTTATACCGTCAGAAAAGCCACACAGGGTCTGGCTTCCTACATCGTAAAGAATGTAGAACAGGGAAAACGCAGAGTTGCTCTGGCCTATGACTCCCGTCACTATTCAGATCTTTTTGCCCTGCAGGCCGCACTGGTATTTGCAGGAAACGGAATTGAATGTTTTCTCTATACCTCATTGAGGCCTACTCCCCAGCTCTCCTACACAGTACGGGAACTTAACTGCTGCTCCGGTGTAATGGTCACAGCCAGTCACAACCCAGCTGAATACAACGGATACAAGGTGTACTGGAATGATGGAGGACAGATCACTGCTCCCCATGACTCAGGAATTATTGCCGAAGTACGTGCTGTTACCGATACGATCAATGTTATTACAGAAGAGAAGGCAAAGGCCGACGGCCTTCTTCATATGATTGATGCAGATATTGATAAACCCTACCTGGATATGGTTATTGCCCAGTCCCTCCGGCCTGAACTGGTAAAAGAGAAAGGTAAGGATCTTAAGGTTGTTTATACTCCTCTTCATGGATGTGGAACAATTCCTGTTGAGAACGCCCTGAGCCGTATGGGTATTACCGTTGTGACCGTAAAAGAGCAGAGAGAACCTGACGGAGCATTTCCAACAGTTGCTTTCCCCAACCCGGAAATCACACCTGCCATGCAGATGGCTCTGGACTATGCGGTGCGTGAAAAAGCGGATCTTGTCATGGGAACCGATCCCGATGCCGACCGTCTTGGAATTGCCGTACCCCAGGGTGACGGCTATACCCTGATTACCGGTAACCAGCTGGGATGTCTCCTGACTGACTATATTTTCCTTTCCAGAAAAGAGCTGGGAACTCTGCCTGAGAATGCCGCATTTGTAAACACCATTGTTACCACCGACCTTCAGTTGAAAATTGCCGAGTCCTACGGTGCCGAAACCTTCAAAGTTCTGACGGGTTTCAAATTTATCGGTGAGAAGATGAGAGAGTTCGAAGAGTCCGGCTCTCATACCTACATCTTTGGTGGAGAAGAGAGTTACGGCTTTCTGGTTGAGAATGAAGTTCGTGATAAAGATGCTGTTTCAGCCGCTACAATGACTGCAGAGATGGCTCTGTGGAATGTGGCTCAGGGACGTTCAGTTCTTGACCACCTCAATGATATTTATGCCCGATTCGGTTACTACGAAGAGAGTCTGATTTCCCAGTACTTCAAGGGAGAGTCGGGACAGGACGTTATGGCCGGTCTTATGACCAAACTCAGAGAGACACCTCCCGCTTCACTTGGTGGAGTAACTATCAATGCCTTAAAGGATTACAAGGACGGTACGACCCGTAATCTGCTCACAGAAGAGATGGATACGGATATTGATCTGCCTTCCTCAAATGTACTGCAGTTTGTTCTGGAAGACGGTAGTCTGATCACAGCACGTCCCTCCGGTACTGAGCCCAAGATTAAGTTCTATGCTTCCATCTGTGGAGAGAAGGGACAGGAGCTGGCCGCTGCCAAGGAACAGGTTGCCGCCAAGATGAAAGCCATCGAAGCCGATATTATGGCCATGATGCCTCAGGGCTGA
- a CDS encoding HAD family hydrolase translates to MIKDRYKAVIFDLDGTLVDSMKDIASAVNRVLKDFGLPAQDTESFRSRVGWGLKRSLEMTLPPERMGDMDTGMELLLKYYRENPSAETEVYEGNFELIEDLKEREIALFVYTNKDQLTAEKIIGDIFPAATFDSVFGAVPGKALKPDAQAVKAVIAQTGYADREILYIGDSEVDMETAAAGNLDTLAVLWGYRQRDQLEKYEKLAYMESPDEIRRWIV, encoded by the coding sequence ATGATAAAAGATCGATATAAAGCTGTGATTTTCGACCTGGATGGTACTCTTGTAGACTCAATGAAAGATATTGCCTCCGCTGTGAACAGGGTTCTGAAAGACTTCGGTCTGCCTGCTCAGGATACTGAATCTTTCCGCAGTCGTGTGGGCTGGGGACTGAAACGATCTCTTGAGATGACACTTCCCCCTGAGCGCATGGGAGATATGGATACCGGGATGGAGCTTCTGTTGAAGTACTATCGTGAAAATCCCTCTGCCGAGACTGAAGTCTATGAAGGTAATTTCGAGCTTATAGAAGATCTGAAAGAGCGTGAAATCGCTCTGTTTGTCTATACCAACAAGGACCAGCTGACTGCGGAGAAGATCATTGGGGATATTTTCCCTGCTGCAACATTTGATTCAGTGTTCGGCGCGGTTCCGGGAAAGGCTCTCAAACCCGATGCTCAGGCAGTTAAAGCTGTTATAGCCCAGACAGGATATGCAGACAGGGAAATTCTTTATATCGGAGATTCCGAAGTGGATATGGAGACAGCTGCAGCTGGAAACCTGGATACTCTGGCTGTTCTATGGGGCTATAGACAGCGGGACCAGTTGGAAAAGTATGAAAAATTGGCATATATGGAAAGTCCTGATGAAATAAGGCGCTGGATTGTATAA
- a CDS encoding DUF3524 domain-containing protein, giving the protein MADILFLEPFYGGSHKYFADGLIRHSKHSIRLLTLPGRFWKWRMESAGLAFAQLISSQEIKKPDLILTTNLMDLTQFKGLTGWHDLPHILYVHENQLDYPLSPGEKRDFHYVWKDYLNFLTADRLIFNSNYNLESFLSKFKDFTSRLPDSKPADPSELFRTKTQIIPPGCHLVESSPQSAPDRTSSPAPVILWNQRWEHDKNPEAFFVFLTDLQNRKIPFKLILLGESYKDSPKCFADARETFKEELLHYGYAESRVEYETWLQKSDFVISTAMQENFGISVVEAMSSGAIPLLPNRLAYPEVLPSEFHSRCLYSENDDITEKFRRLLELNSSARQRLSRDIRTAIAVYAWPVIAEAFDSLIISESV; this is encoded by the coding sequence ATGGCTGATATACTTTTCCTTGAACCATTCTATGGGGGCTCTCACAAATACTTTGCCGATGGACTTATCCGGCACTCAAAGCACAGTATCCGCCTCCTCACCCTTCCCGGACGTTTCTGGAAATGGAGAATGGAATCAGCCGGGCTGGCTTTTGCACAGCTGATAAGCTCCCAGGAGATAAAAAAGCCTGATCTTATTCTGACCACAAACCTCATGGATCTTACTCAATTTAAAGGACTCACCGGCTGGCACGATCTTCCTCACATCCTCTATGTCCATGAGAATCAGCTGGATTATCCTCTGAGTCCGGGAGAAAAAAGAGACTTTCATTATGTCTGGAAGGATTATCTGAACTTTCTGACAGCCGACAGACTTATATTTAACTCAAATTACAATCTGGAAAGTTTTCTTAGTAAATTCAAGGATTTCACATCCAGGCTTCCTGACAGCAAACCCGCAGATCCATCGGAGCTTTTCAGAACCAAGACTCAGATAATTCCTCCGGGTTGTCATCTCGTTGAATCTTCTCCTCAATCGGCTCCTGATAGAACATCCTCCCCGGCTCCCGTTATCCTCTGGAACCAGAGATGGGAACATGACAAAAACCCTGAAGCATTCTTTGTATTCCTTACTGATCTGCAGAATCGCAAGATTCCATTCAAACTGATCCTCCTTGGAGAATCCTATAAGGACAGCCCTAAATGTTTTGCTGATGCACGGGAAACCTTCAAGGAAGAACTCCTGCATTATGGTTACGCAGAGAGCAGAGTAGAATATGAGACCTGGCTGCAGAAGTCTGATTTTGTTATCAGCACAGCTATGCAGGAAAATTTCGGAATATCCGTTGTAGAAGCTATGAGCAGTGGCGCTATTCCTCTGCTTCCAAACAGACTGGCCTATCCGGAAGTGCTCCCATCAGAGTTTCATTCACGATGCCTTTACAGTGAGAACGATGATATAACTGAAAAATTCCGACGGCTACTCGAATTGAACTCAAGCGCAAGGCAGAGACTAAGCAGAGATATAAGAACTGCCATAGCAGTATATGCCTGGCCGGTTATTGCGGAGGCCTTTGATTCGCTGATAATCAGTGAATCAGTATAG
- a CDS encoding RNA polymerase sigma factor RpoD/SigA encodes MRRYDNETKDSLNNETDPLALYLKQISRYNLLNIGEEQDIGIRLEKLGIQLEELAKESEEENLSTEDYGIQKALFDEQVKTLKNKMIQSNLRLVVSIAKKYQHRGMSLLDLIDEGNIGLIEAVDRFDYTKGCRFSTYGTWWIRQAIIKSLADKSRIIRIPIHMLNTIKKSYLVSKQLTQDLGRDPLPEEMAEYMNLPVEKVKEIMSLSQETASLDTTVDQDHMTRLSDLIKDEHNQEPIERVFNLSLQDTINDVLKQLSEREMKIIQLRFGLNNKNPLTLEETGKVLGITRERVRQIQEMAISKMRNFKIIKDLEDYV; translated from the coding sequence ATGAGACGTTATGATAATGAGACGAAAGATAGCTTGAATAATGAAACAGATCCTCTAGCCCTGTACCTGAAACAGATCTCCAGGTACAACCTGCTGAACATCGGTGAAGAGCAGGATATTGGTATCCGTCTTGAGAAGCTGGGTATACAGCTTGAAGAACTTGCTAAAGAGTCTGAGGAAGAGAATCTCTCTACTGAAGATTACGGTATTCAGAAAGCCCTGTTTGATGAGCAGGTTAAAACTCTTAAAAACAAGATGATCCAGTCTAATCTGCGTCTGGTAGTCTCCATTGCCAAGAAATATCAGCATCGTGGTATGTCTCTCCTTGACCTGATTGATGAAGGAAATATCGGTCTTATTGAAGCTGTAGACCGTTTCGACTATACAAAGGGCTGTCGTTTTTCAACTTATGGTACCTGGTGGATCAGACAGGCGATTATCAAGAGTTTGGCTGATAAATCCAGAATCATTAGAATCCCCATTCATATGCTTAATACAATCAAGAAGAGTTACCTTGTGTCAAAACAGCTTACCCAGGACCTGGGGCGTGATCCTCTGCCCGAGGAAATGGCTGAATATATGAACCTGCCTGTAGAAAAAGTTAAGGAGATTATGTCCCTGTCACAGGAGACTGCCTCTCTGGATACAACCGTGGATCAGGATCATATGACCCGTTTGAGTGATTTGATCAAGGATGAACATAATCAGGAACCTATAGAGAGAGTATTCAACCTTTCTCTTCAGGATACGATCAATGATGTTTTAAAGCAGCTCAGTGAAAGAGAGATGAAAATTATTCAACTCCGCTTTGGATTGAATAATAAAAATCCTTTGACTCTGGAAGAGACCGGTAAGGTTCTGGGTATTACCAGAGAGCGTGTCCGTCAGATTCAGGAGATGGCGATCTCCAAAATGAGAAACTTTAAAATTATCAAAGATTTGGAGGATTATGTCTGA
- a CDS encoding M23 family metallopeptidase yields the protein MAIQLPADIAELCNMQKYRSGFIILILLTAVSFSLSAQPASHTLQQGETLYSLSRKYGVSVSEIMNANSISSPENLSVGSHLIIPGLTSQNTVNNLSKSEYIVQKGDTFYRIAKNHGLSVNELLALNDFSGNKILKPGESIVVAAGTSSANVTVTPVAENEPAAILSANYSENLDWPVEGQKKALTGKLRGVKIEAPESSLVRSIASGSVVWTGPYRGFGQVVLIDVNGFIYLYGGNEDVFVNVGEYVRAGSRIGRLGNSGLATRTVNMYFSVFKDGIPVSVVSAPRG from the coding sequence ATGGCTATTCAGTTGCCTGCGGATATAGCCGAACTTTGTAATATGCAAAAGTACAGATCCGGATTCATCATTTTAATTTTATTGACTGCTGTCTCTTTTTCATTGAGTGCCCAGCCTGCCAGTCATACACTACAGCAGGGTGAAACACTATACAGTCTTTCAAGAAAATACGGGGTCTCTGTTTCAGAGATCATGAATGCCAACAGTATCAGTTCGCCTGAGAACCTTTCGGTGGGCAGTCACCTGATTATTCCGGGACTGACAAGTCAGAATACTGTAAATAATTTAAGTAAATCCGAGTATATCGTTCAGAAAGGTGATACCTTTTATAGAATAGCCAAGAATCATGGACTGAGTGTTAATGAACTTCTTGCTCTGAATGATTTCAGCGGTAACAAAATATTGAAGCCCGGAGAATCCATAGTTGTAGCTGCAGGAACTTCATCGGCAAATGTTACCGTTACACCTGTGGCTGAAAACGAGCCTGCGGCAATATTAAGCGCTAATTACTCAGAAAACCTTGATTGGCCTGTGGAAGGTCAGAAAAAAGCATTGACCGGAAAACTAAGAGGTGTGAAAATAGAAGCCCCTGAGTCATCCTTGGTTCGCTCCATTGCTTCGGGCAGTGTTGTCTGGACGGGACCCTATAGGGGATTTGGTCAGGTCGTACTGATTGATGTGAATGGTTTTATTTACCTTTACGGTGGTAATGAAGACGTATTTGTCAATGTTGGCGAATATGTACGTGCCGGTTCCCGCATTGGAAGATTAGGTAATTCAGGTCTTGCAACTAGAACTGTAAACATGTATTTTTCAGTATTCAAAGACGGAATCCCTGTAAGCGTGGTATCAGCACCCCGGGGATAA
- a CDS encoding type II toxin-antitoxin system HipA family toxin encodes MKPAVTVKLWGTKIGYLGYAPGQNIAASFEYDPDFMKSGIQISPVHMTYPPSIHSYSSLKNKSFKGVPGVIADSLPDSYGNQLIDIYMAEKGVPPEQVSTLDRLLYVADRGMGALEYQPGESLSIQRSPLDIEKLTELSEMVLNNKKGLQKSLNNAEDRAAALSVIRVGSSAGGARSKALVALSSKEKLLDGTVSHGKNYSYWILKFDSSSNSDRDSKDQKGMPLVEYIYSQIAKDAGIHIPKTRLLESGDEKHFLIERFDRIIRNEKIDKLHYASWSGLAHADRDDENSYEQLILLLRKMKFGDEECREIYRRAVFNILGRNQDDHTKNTGFLMNRAGKWSLAPAFDLTYSYDPYGRWTQNHQCRLNGKNNDFELSDLLKFGSFCNLSGSESRNIIYQIRDAFEQFSNMAVKMGLSEEFRKTIEANLRLGIVE; translated from the coding sequence ATGAAACCAGCTGTAACCGTCAAGCTCTGGGGGACGAAAATCGGGTATCTTGGATATGCTCCCGGCCAAAATATTGCGGCCAGTTTTGAGTATGACCCAGATTTTATGAAGTCGGGAATTCAGATATCTCCAGTTCATATGACCTATCCTCCCTCTATCCACAGCTACAGCAGTTTGAAAAATAAATCTTTTAAAGGGGTCCCGGGAGTCATAGCTGATTCTTTACCTGACTCCTATGGAAATCAGTTGATTGATATATACATGGCTGAGAAAGGAGTTCCTCCTGAACAGGTCAGTACTCTTGATCGTCTTCTCTATGTTGCAGACAGGGGCATGGGGGCTTTGGAATATCAACCTGGAGAATCGCTTTCTATACAAAGGAGCCCTCTGGATATAGAAAAGCTGACAGAGCTCTCAGAAATGGTTTTGAACAATAAAAAAGGCCTTCAGAAGAGCTTGAATAATGCTGAGGATCGAGCTGCTGCATTATCTGTTATACGAGTAGGTTCCAGTGCCGGTGGAGCAAGATCTAAGGCGCTTGTCGCATTGTCCTCAAAAGAGAAGCTCCTTGATGGAACAGTCAGTCATGGAAAGAACTACAGCTATTGGATATTGAAATTTGACAGCAGTTCTAACAGTGATCGGGATTCCAAAGATCAAAAGGGGATGCCCCTGGTTGAATATATTTATAGTCAGATAGCAAAAGATGCGGGTATCCATATTCCCAAAACCCGTTTACTGGAGAGTGGGGATGAGAAGCACTTTCTGATTGAACGATTTGACAGAATCATCCGTAATGAAAAGATTGATAAACTTCACTACGCCTCCTGGTCAGGCTTGGCTCATGCTGATAGAGACGATGAAAACTCTTATGAACAGCTTATTCTGTTACTTCGAAAGATGAAATTCGGGGATGAAGAGTGTAGAGAGATTTACAGACGGGCAGTTTTCAACATTCTTGGTAGAAATCAGGATGATCATACAAAAAATACAGGATTTCTTATGAACCGGGCAGGTAAGTGGAGTCTGGCTCCTGCATTTGATCTTACCTACTCCTATGATCCCTATGGGCGTTGGACACAAAATCATCAATGTCGGCTAAATGGTAAAAATAATGATTTTGAATTATCTGATTTGTTAAAATTCGGATCTTTTTGCAATTTAAGTGGATCTGAGAGTCGGAATATTATTTATCAGATCAGAGATGCTTTTGAACAATTTTCAAATATGGCTGTGAAAATGGGTCTCTCTGAAGAATTCAGAAAAACAATAGAAGCAAATTTACGCTTGGGTATTGTAGAGTAG
- a CDS encoding helix-turn-helix transcriptional regulator codes for MAYSNLNDDEILMDLAERYDRIRIKKRMKDKDIEAKAGVSRQVLYNFRKGKRAITMKSFIRLLRAVDALDHLEELLPEQDEYSPLKNTAPDTAKRVRDRGKRDEPFQWGDES; via the coding sequence ATGGCGTATAGTAATTTGAATGATGATGAGATTCTGATGGACCTTGCTGAGCGTTATGACCGTATTCGCATTAAAAAGAGGATGAAGGATAAGGACATAGAAGCCAAAGCCGGGGTATCAAGACAGGTTCTCTACAACTTCAGAAAAGGCAAACGGGCTATTACCATGAAAAGCTTTATCCGCCTGTTGAGAGCCGTTGACGCATTGGATCATCTGGAAGAACTCTTACCTGAACAGGATGAGTACAGCCCCTTAAAAAATACAGCTCCGGACACAGCAAAACGGGTCAGAGACCGTGGAAAAAGAGATGAACCCTTCCAGTGGGGAGATGAATCATGA
- a CDS encoding bacteriohemerythrin, translated as MNFDWHDQYKTNIPELDIQHKKVLDLIKKLQCTDDYLTEKALLKEILNYSVFHFISETELLQAYSYPHLNIQKKYQQDFIDQLSVSIGLFSAGNLFKENILYSLSRWFEKHTTCENKGFDSYIRSLIPV; from the coding sequence ATGAACTTTGACTGGCATGATCAATACAAGACAAATATCCCGGAATTGGATATTCAGCACAAAAAAGTTCTGGATCTGATCAAAAAGCTGCAATGTACGGATGACTACCTGACTGAAAAGGCTTTGTTAAAGGAAATTCTAAACTATTCGGTATTCCATTTTATCAGTGAGACAGAGTTGCTCCAGGCCTACTCCTATCCCCATTTAAACATACAGAAAAAATATCAGCAGGATTTCATTGATCAGCTGTCTGTCAGCATCGGTTTATTTTCCGCCGGGAATTTGTTCAAAGAAAATATACTCTACTCTCTCAGTCGATGGTTTGAAAAACACACAACCTGTGAAAACAAGGGTTTTGACTCCTATATCAGATCTCTCATACCAGTATGA
- a CDS encoding AraC family transcriptional regulator has protein sequence MFKIIQKYPFVKFKINSRQEMYSKRAHSHKEVSLGYIESGKTTITVDNQKYQLIPGDIVLIPAEIVHLCIPDNVKQFKFQMIYYDTTWWNSHFNITAGSFKTLAIPASDELKALIKEIVEGSLNIQVMEKKIVESITGLVVKFELNKEGMERSELEIDSIHRQIKEMPQISTSIEFMAEQTGLSKFSFIRKYAQRYGLTPHADVVNMRIQRAILLFDTDMDLITIALECGFADQSHFINQFKLYTGLRPREYRNSLSI, from the coding sequence GTGTTTAAAATCATTCAGAAATATCCATTTGTGAAGTTTAAGATCAACAGCAGACAGGAAATGTACTCTAAAAGAGCACATTCTCATAAGGAAGTTTCACTTGGTTATATTGAATCGGGGAAAACTACAATAACCGTTGATAATCAGAAATATCAATTGATTCCCGGAGATATTGTTCTTATACCGGCTGAGATAGTTCACTTATGTATTCCCGATAATGTTAAACAATTCAAATTCCAGATGATCTATTATGATACTACCTGGTGGAACAGTCATTTTAATATCACAGCGGGCTCTTTCAAGACTCTTGCCATCCCTGCATCAGATGAATTAAAAGCTTTGATCAAGGAAATTGTTGAGGGAAGCCTGAATATCCAAGTTATGGAAAAGAAGATTGTAGAATCGATAACTGGGCTTGTAGTTAAATTTGAACTGAACAAAGAGGGGATGGAAAGATCTGAATTGGAAATTGACAGCATACACCGGCAGATTAAGGAAATGCCGCAAATCTCGACATCAATTGAATTCATGGCGGAACAGACCGGGCTGAGCAAATTCAGTTTTATACGTAAATATGCTCAACGGTACGGGCTGACTCCCCATGCGGATGTTGTGAATATGAGAATTCAAAGGGCAATTCTACTTTTTGATACTGATATGGATCTCATAACCATTGCCCTGGAATGCGGCTTTGCCGATCAGAGTCACTTTATCAATCAGTTTAAACTCTATACAGGTCTCAGGCCCCGGGAATACAGAAACAGTCTCTCAATTTAA
- a CDS encoding peptide deformylase: MKLDQILLLGNKKLYKISSDVQYSELSALKSNINDLHDIVIEYHSLHGSGRAIAAPQIGLMKRIICFNVEKPVTMINPILHNMSDEKIEIWDDCMSFPNLLVKVRRHKRCKITFRDLDWNKITWDLEDDLSELFQHEYDHLDGILATDRAIDLRSFRIKSLL; encoded by the coding sequence ATGAAACTTGATCAAATACTACTCTTAGGAAATAAGAAGTTATATAAAATTTCTTCAGATGTTCAATACTCAGAATTAAGTGCATTAAAATCTAATATAAATGATTTACATGATATTGTGATTGAATACCATTCATTACATGGATCAGGGAGAGCTATTGCTGCTCCTCAAATTGGTCTTATGAAAAGAATAATCTGTTTCAATGTGGAAAAACCTGTGACAATGATAAATCCTATACTTCACAATATGAGTGATGAAAAAATTGAAATATGGGATGATTGTATGTCATTCCCCAATTTATTAGTAAAAGTAAGACGACATAAACGCTGTAAAATTACATTTAGAGATCTTGATTGGAATAAAATAACATGGGATCTAGAGGATGATTTATCTGAATTGTTTCAGCATGAATATGATCATTTAGATGGAATTTTGGCTACTGACCGC